The genomic interval CACCGGCTGGCGCGGCCAGCAGGCCATCAACCTCCCCGGCCGCGTCGAAGCCCTGCGGCAGGGTGGCAGACTGGTCATCCGGCAGAGCTGACGCACGAGCGGCTGACATGCAGGGCGACCGCCGCGCAGGCCCGGGACTCCACACCCCCGGACCCGGCAGGCACAGAAAGAGACGCGGGTGAACGAGAAGGACATGGGCACCGACCTCCAGTCGGTGCTCCTCACCAAGGAAGAGATCGACGCGAAGCTCGTGGAGCTGGCCGCGAAGATCGACGCGGAGTACGCCGGCAAGGACCTGCTCCTCGTCGGGGTCCTCAAGGGCGCCGTCATGGTCATGGCGGACCTGGCGCGTGCGCTGTCCACCCCCGTCACGATGGACTGGATGGCCGTCTCCTCGTACGGCGCGGGCACCCAGTCCTCCGGTGTCGTCCGGATCCTCAAGGACCTGGACACCGACATCAAGGGCAAGCACGTCCTGATCGTCGAGGACATCATCGACTCCGGTCTGACGCTGTCCTGGCTGATGTCGAACCTGGGCTCGCGCGAGCCCGCCTCGCTGGAGATCTGCACCCTGCTCCGCAAGCCGGACGCGGCCAAGGTCGCGCTCGACTGCAAGTGGGTCGGCTTCGACATTCCCAACGAGTTCGTCGTCGGCTACGGCCTCGACTACGCGGAGAAGTACCGCAACCTCCCCTTCGTCGGAACCCTCGCCCCGCACGTATACGGAGGCTGAGGGCTCGCGGGCCCGCCGCAGGGCCCGCCGGGAACCCTCACGGGCCGCCCGCCGTTGAGCCTTCGAGGCGCGATTGCCGGACGTCCGAGGCGGACGCCGGTGACCATGCTGGGGTACCGTCCGAAGAACAGTCTTTACTCACAGCAGCATTTACCTACGGGCAGGAGGGACGGGGCGTCTTCGCCTCGTATGGATGGACGTGAAGCGATACTTCCGTGGGCCGGTCATGTGGATCGTGCTGGCCGTCCTCGCCGTGGTCGTGTTGATGAATGTCGTCGGCTCGGGCGGCGGCTACAAGACGGTGGACACCGGACAGGTGATCCAGGCGATCAGCAAGAACCAGGTGGACCAGGCCAAGCTCACCACCGGTGACGATCACATCATCAAGATCGAACTGAAGGACGGCCAGAAGCTGTCCGGCGAGTCCGGCAGCAAGTTCCAGGCGAGCTACATCGGCAACCAGGGCGTCCAGCTCGCCGACATGCTCCAGAAGAAGTACGAGAGCGGCGACATCAAGGACGGGTACACCGTCTCGCCGTCGAAGCAGTCCCCGTTCGTCTCGATCCTCTTCTCGCTGCTGCCGTTCGTCCTCATCGTGGTCGTCTTCCTGTTCCTGATGAATCAGATGCAGGGCGGCGGCTCCAAGGTCATGCAGTTCGGCAAGTCCAAGGCCAAGCTGATCACCAAGGACACCCCGAAGACGACGTTCGCCGACGTGGCGGGCTCGGACGAGGCGGTCGAGGAGCTCCAGGAGATCAAGGAGTTCCTCCAGGAGCCGGCCAAGTTCCAGGCCGTCGGCGCCAAGATCCCCAAGGGCGTCCTGCTCTACGGGCCTCCCGGTACGGGCAAGACCCTGCTCGCGCGCGCCGTCGCGGGCGAGGCGGGCGTCCCGTTCTACTCGATCTCCGGCTCCGACTTCGTGGAGATGTTCGTCGGTGTCGGCGCCTCCCGGGTCCGCGACCTCTTCGAGCAGGCCAAGGCGAACGCCCCGGCGATCGTCTTCGTCGACGAGATCGACGCCGTCGGCCGCCACCGCGGCGCCGGCATGGGCGGCGGCCACGACGAGCGCGAGCAGACGCTCAACCAGCTCCTCGTGGAGATGGACGGCTTCGACGTGAAGGGCGGCGTCATCCTGATCGCCGCCACGAACCGCCCGGACATCCTCGACCCGGCGCTGCTGCGCCCGGGCCGCTTCGACCGGCAGATCGCGGTCGACCGGCCGGACATGCAGGGCCGCCTGGAGATCCTGAAGGTCCACCAGAAGGGCAAGCCGGTCGCCCCGGACGTCGACCTCGGCGCCGTCGCCCGTCGCACGCCCGGCTTCACCGGTGCCGACCTGTCGAACGTGCTGAACGAGGCCGCGCTCCTGACGGCGCGCAGCAACCAGAAGCTCATCGACAACGCCACGCTGGACGAGGCCATCGACCGCGTCGTGGCGGGCCCGCAGAAGCGGACCCGGATCATGTCCGAGAAGGAGAAGAAGATCACCGCGTACCACGAGGGCGGACACGCCCTGGTCGCGGCGGCCTCCCCCCAGTCGGACCCGGTCCACAAGATCACGATCCTCTCCCGCGGCCGCGCCCTCGGTTACACGATGGTGCTCCCGGAGGAGGACAAGTACTCCACGACGCGCAACGAGATGCTCGACCAGCTCGCGTACATGCTGGGCGGGCGCGCGGCCGAGGAGCTGGTCTTCCACGACCCGACCACCGGCGCGGCGAACGACATCGAGAAGGCCACGGCGACGGCCCGCGCGATGGTCACGCAGTACGGCATGACCGAGCGGCTCGGCGCGATCAAGTTCGGCGGCGACAACACCGAACCGTTCGTGGGCCGCGAGATGGGCCACCAGCGCGACTACTCGGAAGAGGTCGCCGCCCTGGTGGACGAAGAGGTCAAGAAGCTCATCGAGACCGCCCACAACGACGCGTGGGAGATCCTCGTCGAGAATCGCGACGTGCTGGACACCCTGGTCCTCCGCCTCCTGGAGAAGGAGACCCTGGGCAAGGAGGAGATCGCCGAGATCTTCGCCCCGATCGTCAAGCGCCCGGCCCGCCCTGCGTGGACCGGCTCCGCCCGGCGCACCCCGTCCACCCGCCCGCCGGTCCTCTCCCCGAAGGAGCTCGCCCTCACCAACGGCGCGAGCACGGCCGCCGGCTCGGTCACGGACACCGTCCCGAGCACGGAGGCCCTCCCGGAGGACCGTCCCGAGAGCTAGTCACCGACCCGGTGTGTCCCCCGTCACGGGGCTCCCACCAGGCCCGGAATGGATGCCGCGCCCCCCAGGTTCTAGCCTGTTGGGGGCGCGGCTTTTCCGTACACCTGCGCGGATGCCCCCGCAGTGACAGCTCGAGGAACGAGGCACACATGACCGACCCGGTGACGCTGGAGCCCCAGGGGCCGATCGGCGAGTTCGACGAGAAACGTGCCGAGGCCGCTGTCCGGGAACTGCTGCTCGCCGTGGGCGAGGACCCCGACCGCGAGGGCCTGAAGGAGACACCGGGGCGGGTGGCGCGGGCGTACAAGGAGATCCTTGCCGGTCTGCGGCAGGAGCCCGAGGACGTCCTGACGACGACATTCGACCTGGGACACGACGAGATGGTCCTGGTGAAGGACATCGAGATCGTGAGCCTCTGCGAGCACCATCTGCTTCCCTTCCACGGGGTGGCACACGTCGGGTACATCCCTGCGGAGAGCGGCAAGATCACGGGACTGTCCAAGCTGGCGCGTCTGGTCGAGGTCTTCGCCCGGCGCCCGCAGGTGCAGGAGCGTCTGACCACGCAGATCGCGGATTCGCTGATGCGGATCCTGGAGGCGCGCGGTGCGATCGTCGTCGTAGAGGCGGAGCACATGTGCATGTCCGTTCGCGGCATCCGGAAGCCCGGTGCCAAGACGACGACGTCAGCGGTGCGCGGACAGCTGCGTGACGCATCCACTCGGGCCGAGGCGATGAGTCTGATACTGGCGCGATAGCCGGATTGTCAGTGCTGCGACGTAACCTCCCGAATCAGGCATGGCATGTGATTCGGGAGGCTGGTCATGGGGGGATTACCGAGTCGGCAAACGGTGAACGTCGTCGGAGGGCGCGGGCGGGCCGCCGGCGTCGGCGTGGGTTCGCGGTTGTGGACATTGGACGGCGACCGTACGGTTCCGACAGGCGTCGTCGGCGTGAGCGCCGTCAAGGGGCGTGCCGCAGTGGACGTGGTGACCAGCCACACGACGTTCACCGTGGCCCCGGACCAGCTGCTCGGTACCCCTGACGGCTGGGTCCACGCCCGGGACTCGGCGGGGACGGTGCTGGCCTGGGCGCACGCCAGGAAGCTCTGCCGGAAGAGGCTGACCATCAGGCCCGGGTACGAGTTCGGCTACTTGGTCGGTGCGACATGTGCCGACGGAACGGTGGGTACGAACTACGTCTCGCTCGTGGTCAACGACGAGGCGTTCGCCGCCAAGTACGCCCGGTGTCTCAGCGCGGCCACGGGGTTGCGTGCCCGGCTGGAAGCCGTGACACGCCCGTCGGGCTATCTCGGGCGGGATGTTCCGGGGTTCCGCGTGCGAGTGGTCTCCTCGTATCTCGCGGATGCCCTGCGCCAGTACGTCGGGGGCGACGCCCACCATATGCGGCAACGCTTCCCCCGGGTGGTCCTCCGGGACAGGAACGTGTTCGACGGCTTCCTCGACGGATACGCCGACGGCGACGGCTGCCGGAGCAGGACCTGGGCCGGGCGCGTCCTCGTCAGCGCCAACGTCGGTTTCCTGACCGAGTTGGCGCAGGTGATCGGGGCGAGGTTCACTCCGAGGCCGCAGGGGACGAACGCGTCACATCTGGTCGTTGTCGACAATTGGCCCGCGCGGAGGACGTTCAGGCCCGAGCGGCATGCCGTCCAGCCCAAGGAAGCGGCGTGGGTGGAAGTGCTCGAAGTACGTGAGCGCACCGCGGTGGGCAAACCGTTCACGTTCTACGGCTACCGGCTGGACCCGTATCCGACCTTCCTGGTCAACGGACATCTGGCCCGTCAGGCATGGTGACGCGCCAGGCGGACGGCCCGGCCGGCGCTACGCCGCCGCCGCGTCCGGTTTGTTGTCGTCCTTGTCGTCCGGGAGTTTGCAGACGTGTTCCAGGAAGAGGGCGGCGGCGATGACCGCGAGGCCGGCCAGGACCGCGAAGGCGGCGTAGATGGCCTGGTCGCGGCGGGGCGGGTTGTCCAGGGAGCCGAGCAGGAAGACGGCCGTGCCGCCGTACATGCCGGAGACGAGGGCGACGACCAGGGCGCTCGCCTGGGCGAAGACCA from Streptomyces drozdowiczii carries:
- the folE gene encoding GTP cyclohydrolase I FolE, with the translated sequence MTDPVTLEPQGPIGEFDEKRAEAAVRELLLAVGEDPDREGLKETPGRVARAYKEILAGLRQEPEDVLTTTFDLGHDEMVLVKDIEIVSLCEHHLLPFHGVAHVGYIPAESGKITGLSKLARLVEVFARRPQVQERLTTQIADSLMRILEARGAIVVVEAEHMCMSVRGIRKPGAKTTTSAVRGQLRDASTRAEAMSLILAR
- the ftsH gene encoding ATP-dependent zinc metalloprotease FtsH, yielding MDVKRYFRGPVMWIVLAVLAVVVLMNVVGSGGGYKTVDTGQVIQAISKNQVDQAKLTTGDDHIIKIELKDGQKLSGESGSKFQASYIGNQGVQLADMLQKKYESGDIKDGYTVSPSKQSPFVSILFSLLPFVLIVVVFLFLMNQMQGGGSKVMQFGKSKAKLITKDTPKTTFADVAGSDEAVEELQEIKEFLQEPAKFQAVGAKIPKGVLLYGPPGTGKTLLARAVAGEAGVPFYSISGSDFVEMFVGVGASRVRDLFEQAKANAPAIVFVDEIDAVGRHRGAGMGGGHDEREQTLNQLLVEMDGFDVKGGVILIAATNRPDILDPALLRPGRFDRQIAVDRPDMQGRLEILKVHQKGKPVAPDVDLGAVARRTPGFTGADLSNVLNEAALLTARSNQKLIDNATLDEAIDRVVAGPQKRTRIMSEKEKKITAYHEGGHALVAAASPQSDPVHKITILSRGRALGYTMVLPEEDKYSTTRNEMLDQLAYMLGGRAAEELVFHDPTTGAANDIEKATATARAMVTQYGMTERLGAIKFGGDNTEPFVGREMGHQRDYSEEVAALVDEEVKKLIETAHNDAWEILVENRDVLDTLVLRLLEKETLGKEEIAEIFAPIVKRPARPAWTGSARRTPSTRPPVLSPKELALTNGASTAAGSVTDTVPSTEALPEDRPES
- the hpt gene encoding hypoxanthine phosphoribosyltransferase, with the translated sequence MGTDLQSVLLTKEEIDAKLVELAAKIDAEYAGKDLLLVGVLKGAVMVMADLARALSTPVTMDWMAVSSYGAGTQSSGVVRILKDLDTDIKGKHVLIVEDIIDSGLTLSWLMSNLGSREPASLEICTLLRKPDAAKVALDCKWVGFDIPNEFVVGYGLDYAEKYRNLPFVGTLAPHVYGG